The Nilaparvata lugens isolate BPH unplaced genomic scaffold, ASM1435652v1 scaffold8270, whole genome shotgun sequence genome has a window encoding:
- the LOC120349105 gene encoding uncharacterized protein LOC120349105 produces SFLDRQVSWMRSKDLHILTSHVFVFTSDGRFAVSHPEGDSASWGLRLRGARPADQGLYECQVNTEPKMKQAVMLTVNGMELI; encoded by the exons CTTCCTTTTTGGATCGCCAGGTGTCGTGGATGAGAAGCAAAGACCTGCACATCCTGACGTCGCACGTGTTCGTGTTCACGAGTGACGGCCGGTTCGCCGTGTCCCACCCGGAGGGGGACTCCGCCTCGTGGGGCCTGCGGCTGCGGGGGGCGCGCCCCGCCGATCAGGGGCTCTACGAGTGCCAGGTGAACACCGAGCCCAAGATGAAGCAGGCAGTCATGCTCACTGTCAACGGTATG gagt tgattg